The Arachis hypogaea cultivar Tifrunner chromosome 19, arahy.Tifrunner.gnm2.J5K5, whole genome shotgun sequence genome has a window encoding:
- the LOC112778280 gene encoding 3-ketoacyl-CoA thiolase 1, peroxisomal-like, which yields MINFTASFEEDQQQFQCHDTEGQGILSSFEYLYSPLALFGKKKAAPPPPSKKAAAAVTPANDELAKWYVSTKIVDPKTREEKQIIVSADDSIQPNSTLMDLTKLKPAFQKDSSTTAGNASQVSDGAAAVLLMKRRVAMQKGLSIIGTFRSFATVRVDPAIIGVGLAFAIPAAVKSTGLELHDIDLFEINEVLVLLVENANLFAIYFIMSVPC from the exons ATGATCAACTTTACCGCTTCCTTTGAGGAGGACCAGCAGCAATTTCAATGTCATGATACTGAAGGGCAAG GAATTCTTTCGAGTTTTGAGTACTTATACTCTCCACTGGCTCTCTTTGGTAAGAAGAAGGCAGCACCACCTCCTCCTTCAAAGAAAGCTGCTGCTGCTGTCACTCCTGCCAATGATGAACTCGCCAAGTGGTATG TTTCTACCAAG ATTGTGGATCCAAAAACCAGAGAGGAAAAGCAAATTATAGTTTCGGCTGATGATAGTATTCAGCCTAACTCAACTTTGATGGATCTAACAAAGCTAAAGCCTGCATTCCAGAAAGATAGTTCAACAACAGCAG gCAATGCTAGTCAAGTTAGTGATGGTGCCGCAGCAGTTCTCCTGATGAAGAGAAGAGTAGCCATGCAAAAGGGGCTTTCGATTATTGGAACCTTCAG GAGTTTTGCTACTGTCAGAGTAGACCCTGCTATTATAGGAGTTGGCCTGGCATTTGCTATTCCAGCTGCAGTAAAATCTACTGGTCTTGAACTTCATGACATTGACTTGTTTGAAATCAATGAGGTACTGGTTTTACTAGTTGAAAATGCTAACCTATTTGCAATCTATTTTATTATGTCTGTACCATGCTGA